AAATTTAATGCTTCACCCTGCATTTTTGCATCTAAAGCAAAAGGACTCATCGATCAAATCTATGTCGCAAATTATCCAATGAACAGCTCGGAGATCAATGCGGAATATATCACACAAGATCAAATCCTCACAAAGGATACTTTGATATTTTTAGGCGGCTCTGTGCAATTACGTGCCATTGCCAACTGTGCTTCATCAGTTCTTTGGCAACCTTCAGTTGGTTTATCTTCCAACACTATTGAAAATCCAATCGCTTCACCCCAGCAAGAGCAACAATATATTTTTAAGATCCAAAATCTCTTTTGCTCAGCTACAGATACTGTACTCATTCGTGTAATCGATACCTCCAAAACCGATTGCAGTCAGCTGAGACTCCCCACTGCATTTTCTCCAAATGATGATCAGTTGAATGACCGCTTTTTCATTTCCAATCATTATTTAATAGAATCTCTCCAATATTTTGACATCTTAGATCGCAATGGTGGTGTTGTGCAAAAATTTACAAATGCTACCGACAGCTGGGATGGCAACTGGAATGGAAACAGACTCAATCCGGGCACTTTTTTTTATAGAATTGCTTACACCTGTAAAGGCCAATCGTATAAAACGAAGGGCAGTGTGTTTTTACTGCGATGAGGAAATTTCTTAAGGCTAAAGGCCAAAGGGAAAAGACTGAAGCCAACTTTACTTTAGGTCCTTTTTTATTCTTGAGTAAATACAATACATTTTGAAATTTCAATTGTGAAATTTATGATCCATCCAGTTGTTCTATTAAATAGTAATTAAACTTAAAAACCTTTCATAAGGCTGCCAAGGATCAAAGCGAATTTAACTTTCAAATGTATTATAAAATATTCCACCTAATAACTGTTAGTATTTTTGGGAATCGATTAAAGAATATATACAAGAACCTAAAGACTCGTAATTTCTCCTCCTTTTACCTTAAGTCTTTTACCATTCCACTTTTATAAACTTTCAACTACATTCAACTTATCGCAACAAAGTAACATCTCCTCTATATATTAGTGAACTTCCATCCTGAAAAACGATTTCAGCTACGTACACATAAACGCCCGGATTCATCAGATCTCCATTGTTGCCAAATCTACCATTCCAGATACTCATGCGTTCTCCGTTTTTAGGTGGATTTTCAATGGCACTGACTAAATTTCCCCATCGGTCAAAAATGCGCGCATATTTGATCATCTCAACGCCGGGACCTATAAATATCTCAAAGGCATCATTGATATTATCGCCATTAGGTGAAAAAACATTGGGTGCGTAAACTCTTCGGGTACTTCTTACCACGATGGTAATTTGATCACTCACCAAACATCCGTCTTCATCAATTACGGTTAAGGTAAATTGAGTTGTTCGGCCTGGATTGACAAATGACAAAGTACTATTAGGACTGCTCACATTATTTACAGGATTCCAGATGATCGTATCGATCATCGCAGTATTGAATAAATTCCCATCCAGTAAAATGCTGTCACCCAGTTGAATGGTATCGAAATCTCTACCAAAATTGAGACTGATCAAATTTGTTGGATTACTTATCACTATACTCGTATCCTTAAAGCAATTATTTTTATCGTAAACTCTTATCGCATAAGATCCCGGAAATAAAGGCACTTGTTGCCCTACATTAGTTGGGGCTCCGTTATTGATGGTAAATCGGTAAGCTGCTCCTGCCCCACCACTTGCCTGAAGTACACTGAATAAGATTTGATCATCAACACATCTTGGTGTATCCTGTGGTGATAAAAGGATCTGGATTGGAGGCGGTTCTGATATCGTATAACTTACACTTCCTGTACAATTTTTAGAATCAGTGACTGTTATGGAATAAGTTCCCGCTGCCAAATTGGTAAGTATAGAGTCCTGTGCATTTGCGGGTGACCAGGTAAAGCGGCCTGGTCCTCCATTTCCACCCGTCCATGCAGTACTGATGCGACCATCCATACTACCGGGACAACTAACATCTAATGTGGAACCTGGTATAATATCCACGCGAATGGAATCCGGTTGCCTTAATCGCACAGAATCTAAATGCGAACAATTTCTGGCATCAACAATATTTACATAATACATTCCATCTCCAAGGTTTGTTATTGTTGGTGAACTGGTCATAGGAGAAACCCAATTGTATTGAAAGGGTCCTGTTCCGCCTTTAGCACGAACTGTGATTTGGCCATCATTCGAATTATAACACCTGGGTGCCGTAATGGATAGAAAATTGCTGTCAATTGCAATTGGTATGGCATTGGGTACATCAAACAACAAGGTATCTGCACAAAACCCACAAGTAGCAATAACAAATTGCTGACCCGCACAAAGCAGGTTTGCCGTATCTCTGTTTCTAAACACTTGTTCGCCGGAAGACCAGGTCAATGAAACGAAGGTATCTGTACAAGCTGTTGTGACAATAGCAGTAGCATCACATGTGCCAGGGGTGGAGCAACTAGGTGCTGTTATAGAGCTGATGCTGACGCCTATCGCCGGCGGTTCAGCCAAAGTAAAACAAGTATCCAATGGCGGACAATTTCCGAAGTCATCTATGGTCACGCAATGTCTGCCGGCTTTGAGATTGGTGTTGTTGGGTGTTTGCACACCATTGTCCCATAAGTAGGTATAAGGCCCTTGCCCACCTGTTATATTAATGACGATAAAGCCATCTGCATTTCCATTACATCTCGGGTCGCGGGTAACCGCTGAGGCCACTCTCAATGCATTTCCCTGTGGTAAAATGTTTACTGTGGCACTATCAACGCATCCATTGCCATCTGTAATCGTAACAGAATAACTGCCATCCCGTATGTTGTTGAGGTTTCTTGTAGTATCACCTGTATTCCAACGTATGCTGACATTTGGATGACTTCCAGGCGTAAAGTAAAGGCTGGCACTTCCTGTTGGATCACCCGAACAATTTGGACCAAAAGTTATAATGCTGTCAATATTGGGCGGAAAAGGTTGGATCACATGATATTCTTTGGTTAACGAACACCCGTTAGCATCGGTGATAGTAACGGTGTAAGTGCCTTGTCCGAGATTAGTAACTCTGGAACCAGATACCATATGACTCCAATCAAAATTATAATTGGGTGTTCCACCAAACCCCCTGATATCAATAAATGCATCCATCCCAGGAGCGCATGAAGCTGTTGTGTCGACATTGTTTTCTATAAGTTCAAGCAATGAAGGTTGGGTAAGGATGATGGTATCAAATCGCTTACATCCACTGGTATCTGTGATTTCCAGAAAATAAGTTCCCGCTTTTAATGGCGGACTATTATATCTGTCCACACCATTCGCCCCTCCAAAAATGGTGTTGTTATTTTGATCAGACAATCGAAAAGCAAGAGGGATGTTTAAAGTCCCATTAGATCTGACGAAAGAATGGATAATACCGGTGGAATCTCCAAAACATTTGATGCTGTCGATAACGATACTATCGATCAATACACCTGCATAAGGGATATCAAAAAAAACGGTATCCATACAAAATCTCGAATCCCGGATAATCACAAATTGATTACCTGACAAACGAAAATTATAACTTGCAGTATCAGATGTATTTGCAGCAACATTCTGACTCCAAAAGTAATCGTACAATCCTCCCGGATAAGGATTTCCTCCAAATGCTCTGGCCACTGCAGCACCATCATCGGTGCAGGAAGCGTCTTTGAGAATTTCAACCTGACTATTAATAGTATCTGCAAATAAAGTAAAAGTTTCATTTGCCAAACAACCTGCAGAATCTCTTACACTAACCATATAATCACCTACACATAATCTTCGCAATGTCGTCAGGCCAAAATCGCCGGTAGGTCTCCAACCAATTGTCATGTTTCCTACTCCGCCTGTGATGCGAATATTGATTTCGCCATCGCAGGTATTCCAACAAGTAGGCTGCCTGATTCCATTTGGGAAAATGGAAATGGCCGTACCCATTCCTACAATGACGGTGATATTAGTATCCTTTCCGGTGGCATCTATGACATTGATCAAATAAGGGCCAGGAAAAAGATTATTATAGATCACACAATCTCCACTTTTAGCTAGTGTATCAAGCTGGAGAGGTGCCATTCGAGTTACAATATAGGGAGCGGTGCCCCCAAAAGGTTTGACTGTTATATTTCCGGTATTGGTAACCGTCCCACAAGAGTAAGTAATTACGCAAAGATTCACCGGCTCCCCAATACAGATATCGTTATCTCCGGGATTGATTTCTTCAAAGCATATTTCATCTGCATTACAATCCAGAACTTCATTGGTTACTGGACTTCTGTTAAAAAAAGAAATGCGTGTACAGCTTCCGGGCTCCCCGATGAGTTTGAATTTGATCATGATCAGCGTATCCCCGTTTGACAAACCATCGCAATCGGAATTTGGGTTGGCCCATAAAAAGCGCACAATTTTTCGAATCGTGTCAAAATTGATATTCGTGTTCGCATCCAAACCAACCAATTTCGGCGTAGCCCATTTATCAACGGGTTGGACTACTTGTGGATCGTAACTCCAGGCAAATTGGACTGAAAGCACCGTATCGAAATTAAATACGCGCACGGGTACCCATATACAATCGCCTTTAGGGGCATTGCCTCCGATGATATCAAATTGTACACAATTATTCTGAGCCAATAGGGTTTGTTGGTTCAGGATTGAGAAGAACAGGGTGCAAATGACTAAGGTGCGTCTACATAGTATTTCGGGACTCATTTAAACTTCGTTTTAAACCGCAAAGATATTAATTAAAATGCTTATATGTTAGGCATAGGATGCTACTTATTTGAACGAAAGTTGAGGAAAAAAAGTCTTAAATACAAGTTTTAGGCTAAAAAATCAGGGTTTCCCCTGATAAAAATGCGTGAAAACCATGAGTGATTCCAGGCATATGGAAAATAAGACAGCGCACTTGCAGGTTTGGTAAGAATCAAATTCGCAAGTTTTCCAACTGCAATACTGCCGAGTTCGCGATTCAATTTCAAATTAATGGCTGGATTAATGGTGAGGGCATTTAGCGCTTCTTCTGGCAACATTTTCATCTGATTACATGCAATACCCCATATGGTAGTCAAGTCGTAATTCGGAGCTGTTCCCGGATTGAAATCAGATGCCAAAATAATGCCTAAGCCACGATCGATCATTTTTCGGGCAGGAGGATATTCAAGGTTCATAAAAAATGCAGCAAAAGGCAAAAGGATTGGGTGTGTATCTGAATTCATCAATAGCTCGATTTCTTCATCATTGCAAACTTCAAGATGATCCACACTTGCGGCGTGGTGTTTTAAGCCTAATGCAATGCCTCCACTATGGGTGAATTGATTGGTATGGATACGGGCTTCAAGACCCAATTTTAATGCGGCGCTTAAAATCTGGTCGGCTTCATTGGTAGCATAAAATCCCTTTTCACAAAAAACGTCGCAATAGTCTGCAAGTCCTTCATCTGCAATGCGGGGCAACATGTCTTCAATGATGATTTTGATATATGCTTGATGGTCATTTTTGTATTCCTGCGGAAAGGCATGTGCGCCCAGAAAGCTTGCTTTAATGGGAATATTGATTTCGTCTTTCAATCGTTGGATGACCCGCAGGATTTTAAGTTCGCTGGCTGTATCCAGTCCATATCCGCTTTTGATTTCAAAAGCGCCTGTTCCACATTGAATAGCTTGTATCATTCTTTTGAGCGATCTTTCATACAATTCGCTTTCTGAAAGTTCGCGTAGTTTTCTTGCCGAATTTAAAATTCCACCACCTCTTGCAGCAATTTCTTGATAAGTCAAGCCCTTGATGCGATCTTCGAATTCCTGGTTTCGCCATTCTGCAAAAACAAGATGGGTATGACTGTCAACAAAACATGGCATGAGCCAACCACCTTCTGCATCTATAACCGCTCCGATATTGGCAGGGGCTTCTTCATTGGGCCCGAATGCGGCTATTCTTTCATTTTCTATCAACAGATATGCATCCTTCAGGCAAGGTAGTTCTTTCATTTGCTGCCCTTTTCGAAAATTCGTTACATCAGAAGATTCTACCTGAACCAGCGTATTGATATTTCGAATGAGAATGGATCTCGCCTTCATTCTTTGATAAACGATTATGACTTGACAAATGTAAGCGCATTGTCGACAAGCACAGAGGTACTTTATGCTTGTTTAAATATTCCTGAAATAAGACGGCCTCTTCTTTAGATTCAAACTGTCCGGCAACAACCTTAAAAAGTTTCTTCGCATTTCTCGTTTCTTCTGCTATCTGAATATCAATTTGAAACTTTTCAATGAGTTGTAAGGCGAATACTTCTGCATTTTCTTTTTGAGAAAAAACTCCCGCTTGTAAATAGAATGCGGCAATATCTGATTTGATCTGATTTTCAGAAGATATATCATTATCAATATTCTGCGACGATTTGGCAGCAGGTAATTCGCTTTGTTCATCATCCAGAAACTGCTCAACACCAGCCCATTCGTTAGTGTGTTCTTTCGTTTGAGTCGATATAAATGGATTACTTTCCTTGGTTTTTGGCGTTTTTGAATTTCCAAATTGAGCGCCTTCTTCTTCAATCCACGCGATAAATGATTCCGGATTTAAGCTATGTTCCTTTCTCGAAAGCACTGAACCTGAAGCACGTTTCAAAACTATTGTGGGAAGTACGCTGACCTGATGCTCTTTCTTTAAATTCAAGTTTTGAGGATCATCAACGTCAACTTTATAAACGATGACATTTTTTTCTATGAACGCTTGTACCTTAACATCTCCGAAAACTTCCTTCTCCATAAATCGACAAGGTTGGCACCACTTAGCTGTGAATTGTAATAAAAGTAATTTCTTTTCAATACAAGCTTTTTGAAGAGCAGCTTTATAACTACCTTTAAAAACCACCTTATTTGGATCGGCAGCTTGAGTTGTGAAAGTCAGGGCGACAAAAAGAAAACAAATTAGATTTTTCATGATTTGAGATTTTGAGTGAATTTAGATATGCTTAAATTGCTGCAACTAACGTACCAAAAATTCATATTATATTTATTTGTATTTGTATATAATTAGTTATTAATTATTTATAATTTATAAATATTTTTAATATGTTAAAAATTTAAGCCCACTTTCATAAGTGTATGGTATATTTGCATACTAATCAAGAAACCATGAAAGGAATCCACGCTGCCATTACCGGAATACAGGCCTATGTCCCGGATTACATCCTTACAAACGCAGAGCTAGAAAAAATGGTCGATACAACAGATGAGTGGATCACGAGTCGCACGGGTGTCAAAGAGCGGCATATTTTAAAAGAACCCGGTTTAGCTGCCTCAGATATGGGTAAAATCATTGTAGAAAGGCTACTCGAAAAGACCCAAACAAAACCGGAAGAAGTCGAATTGCTGATTTGTTGCACGGTCACAGGCGATATGGTCTTTCCCGATACTGCTAATACCATCTGCCATAAAGTTGGGATCAAAAATGCCTGGGCATTTGATATCAATGCAGCCTGTTCAGGATTTTTATACGGACTCACTACCGGAGCAAAATTCATTGAAAGTGGCATGCACAAAAAAGTCATCGTGGTAGGTGTAGATAAAATGTCATCGATCATCGATTATACAGACCGGGCTACCTGTATCATTTTTGGAGATGGTGGCGGTGCAGTTCTACTTGAGCCCAATTCAGAAGGACTTGGAATCATAGATAGCGCCTTTCACGGCGATGGTGCAGGCAGAGAGTTTTTGCATATGAAAGCCGGTGGTTCCCTTAAGCCCCCGTCCTTAGAAACCGTTCAAAATAAAGAGCACTATGTTTATCAGGATGGAAAACCCGTTTTCAAAGCAGCCGTAAATGGCATGGTCGAATCCATTAAAGAAGTCCTTCAAAGAAATCAACTCGAAAAATCTGAAATCGATTGGTTAGTTCCCCATCAAGCCAATATACGCATCATCAACAGCGTCGCAGATTTTTTGGAAATGGATAAATCCAAAGTGATGATCAATATTCATCGTTACGGAAATACGACTTCAGGCACGCTCCCACTTTGTCTTTGGGATTGGGAAAGCCAACTTAAAAAAGGCGACAAAATCTTCCTGAGTGCATTTGGTGGCGGATTTACCTGGGGCACTACCTACTTAAAATGGGCTTATTGACCAAATGATGTCGAAAAGCCTGACTGAAATTTTACACATCCGTTATCCTCTTATCATGGCGCCAATGTTTTTGGTGTCTAATATGAAAATGAGTCTCGCAGCAAGTCAAGCAGGTATCGCTGCGTGCATTCCGGCTCTCAATTACCGAAATCACGCAGATTTTATACAGGCATTGGCGGAAATTTCGGAATCTAAAGCCAATATTGGCATCAATCTCATTGCCAATAAATCTAACTACAAACTCAATAAACAATTAGAAGCTTGTCTGCAGTATAAAATACCTTTCATCATAAGTTCGCTGGGAAATCCAAAAGAAATTATCGAAAAATGCAGGCCTCTGGGCATAAAAGTCTTTTGCGATGTATCGACGATGGAATACGCCGAAAAAACTGCCAAATTAAATCCGGATGCGCTGATCGCCGTAACCAGCAAAGCCGGCGGACACCTTGGCCCCCACGATCCTGAAGATTTTATTCCTCAATTGCTGGCAGCCTTTCCACAGATTCCTATTATAACTGCAGGAGGTGTTGGCGATGCACCATCATATCTAAACACATTGAAGATGGGCGTTTCAGGCATTTCCGCGGGCACTGTTTTTATTGCATCCAATGAATCTCCTGTCTGCGAAGCTTATAAACAAGCCTGCGTAGATTACACAGAAAACGATGTCATTACAACGACAAAACTTAGTGGAATCCCATGTACGATTATCAACACGCCCTATGTTCAAAAAACAGGCAACAGCCAAAATGCACTGCAACGATTTTTAAACAGGAATAAAACCTTTAAAAAATGGTTCAAACTTTTTGTTTATAAAAATGGAATGCACACGCTCCAAAAAGCCGCTTTCGATCAGAATTATCAAAATGTTTGGTGCGCAGGTAAAAGCATCCGGTTTATAAAGCAAATTCGTCCGGTTGAAGAAATCGTCCGCTCGATCGTTGAAGTAAACTGAACCAACTTTTAGTACCCGCTCTGCTAAGTGCAGCTCTGCGTAGCTCCTCCCGCTTTCAATAGCCAACTTGTAATAAAATTTTTTCAAAGCGGGATACGCTGGGGCGATAGGAAAACTCCGTTTTCCAAACGAAAAGTCAATTGATAAACGAATCCAAGCTCAACTTCTCGGTGCCACTTTAGTCGGCATCACATCACCCGGGCCTACACCTCCATCCTTTACTTTCTTCTTACCCTTGGTCTTGGAAGCCATTTGCACAGCTTGATATACATTGACGATTCCACCGGTTGAACTCAAAGCTGAAAACTTTTCCGTCTTCTTCGTACCCGGATGAATCACATCATAATCTTGTTTTTGAGTGCTTTTTAAAATGATCTTGCGAACCTGTTTGGCTGTCAGTTCCGGAAAATAGGAACGCAACAAAGCAGCCACACCTGCTACTACCGGACTCGCCATAGATGTGCCTTGTTCGTGTTTATATTCGTTATTAGGCATCGTGGAGTAGATCTGCACTCCGGGTGCAAAAAGATCCACTTGCTTTTTTCCATAGTTTGAAAATCCAGCTACGATATCAGGACCCGATTCGAAGCTACTAGCGCCAACTTCCAGCCAATTTGAAACTTTATTGCAGGAGAACAATTTTTTCTTCTTAAAATTTTTGTTAGGAAAATTATCAAGATCGTCATTATCGGACGCTGCATTTCCGGCAGCATGCACCAGCAATACATCTTTTTCCTCAGCATATTTAATAGCTTCATCAACCAATTCTTTTTGCGGTGAATAGCCTTTACCAAAACTCATATTGATTACACTTGCTCCATTATCAACTGCATAACGAATTGCGTTTGCCACATCTTTATCGCGCTCATCGCCATCAGGTACACAACGGACAGCCATAATGCGCACGTTATCAGCGATACCATCCATTCCCATATCATTATTTCTTTGCGCCGCTACGATTCCGGCCACATGTGTGCCATGTGATGCATCCGGACCGATCACATCATTATTTCCATAAAACCGCTGTGCAAAATCAGTGTAATTATCTCCAACGATTTTACGAGGATCATAATCAGGATTAAATGCATATTCCAGTTCTTTAGAATAATGTGCTTTTCCATCAACAAAATCGCTCAAAATGATTTGTTTGAACTCAGCTACATTTTTAAATACAAGGCCATCTTTTACGACTTCCTTTGCTATGGCCAAACCCATCATGAGTTGAGTCTCTTCACCCGCCCCCAATTTTTCAAGATTCGCTGAATTCATTTCCTGATCTCCCAGCGCTACTTCCAATGCATCTAGTGCCATGCTAATAAATTTCTCCGTTTGCAGAATTTGATCAAGATTCTTTTGCGCACTTTCTCTCCGTTCTTCAACATCTTTTTTCAACTTTGTATATAGTTCATATTCCTTTTTCTGATCACTATTCAATTTTTTAGGATCTGCATTGTCAAATTTATAACGCATTTGTGCATAGAGCCTGGTCGTTTCATAAGTATCGTATGCAACGTTGCCATTGGGCCCGCCGATAAAATTCCATCCATGAATATCATCCACATAACCATTGGAATCGTCATCCTTATTGTTACCAGGAATTTCCTTCGAATTGGTCCACATTACGGATTTCAGGTCTTCGTGGCGAAAGTCCACACCAGAATCTAAAATGGCTACAACTAGCGTTTTTGAGCGCTTATCCTTTAACAATTCCAGATACGTTTTTTCGAGACTGATACCGGGAAGTCCGTCTTTTTGTTTATCCTGCAAATGCCAATTCAAGGGCAATTCCTGTTGTGCAAAAACTTTAATAAAGCCAAGGAAAACCAAGGAAAATAAAATCCCTTTTCTCAACTGCATGTTAATAGTTTAAATTGTATTGTAATAAATAAAGTATTCTAAATCAAATAATAGCATTCTTTTTTACAGAATCGCAAAATTACCTACATTTGAGGGAATGATTCTAAAAATCAAACAAGGCCTCTTCTTTCTTTGCTTGTTTCTCTCACAGCACCTAGCAATAACACAGCAATTGGATTTGGGTTTATATTTAGGAGCAGCCAATTACAATGGCGATCTCAGTGAAAACCTCAGTAGCTCCCTCAACCAAAACCATCCGATGGTAAACGTTCAAGTCCGTTTAGATGTTGATCCGGTTTTTAGTTTAAAATTGCAAGGCAGTCAATTGACGATTAGCGGTGATGATGCCCTTGCAACAAACCCTCAATTTTTGAAGCGAAATTTGAATTTCAAGACTCGCATATATGAACTGGCTTTAATTGGCCAAATGCAAATTCTAAATCTTTTTCGGATGGAGCCTATGCGCTTCAGCCCATATTTACAAATGGGTTTCGCTTATGTAAACTTTCATCCAACTGGAATATACAATGGGAGCCTTGTAGACTTACAAGCACTTGGAACCGAAGGCCAGGGAATGCCGGGTTACCCCGACAAATACAGTCTCCATACTACAGCATATGTTTTTGGCGCAGGTCTTCGGTACCACCTCACTTCGAATTTAAGTTTAGGCCTGGAACTCAATTTAAGGTTGAGCAATACCGACTACCTCGATGACGCTTCAGGAAATTATGTAGCCTATCAAGAGTTGTTGCGTTTTAAAGGTCGGACTGCTGCTGATCTTGGAAATAAAATCAATGCGCGCACCGGTCAACAGAGGGCAAATCCCAAATCAAACGACGGATACCAAACGCTTGGCCTTGGACTACATTATCATTTTGGAAAAAACCCATTGTTTAAAAATAGTTTGTTCAAAAATCCCGTTCGATGTCCATCGTTCTGAATGGAAAAGCTTATCACAGATCCGCACGAAATACTCCGTAAATATTGGGGCTACGATAATTTCCGGCCCCAGCAACTAGACATTATACAATCTGTACTGTCGGGAAAAGATACCATAGCGCTCTTGCCAACTGGCGGGGGAAAGTCCTTATGTTATCAGGTTCCAGCTTTATGTTTGCCGGGAGTATGCATAGTGGTTTCGCCCTTAATTGCATTGATGCAAGATCAGGTGAGAAGACTTAAAGACCTTGGCATTGAAGCCTCAGCTTTATATTCAGGGATGCATGCCAAAGAAATTCAAAATGTAATTTCAAATGCGCTCTACGGAAAATTAAAACTATTGTATCTGGCTCCCGAACGATTGGCTGGAAGCAAAATGAAGGAAGTCATTCAGGCCATGAACATTAGTTTTTTTGCTATTGATGAAGCCCATTGCATTGCACAATGGGGCCATGATTTCAGACCTTCTTATTTGAGCATCGCAGATTATCGCGAAGATTTAAAAATCCCCTTTCTGGCCTTAACGGCTACGGCTACCACACACACGCGTGAAGAGATCCAAACGCATTTAAAAATGCAGGAACCGAATTGGTTTGAAATGAGTTTTCGCAGAAAAAATCTTTCCATCGTCATTCGCGAGGAAGAACAAAAGCGCGATTTTATGCGTCAGCTCCTGCAAAAAATAAAAGGAACGGCATTGGTATATGTTCGCAACCGGAAGGCCACGGTAGAAATGAGCGCATTTTTGCAACGTTATCAAATTGCTGCAAACTTTTACCATGCCGGACTCGATCCACTCGTGCGTGCCGAACGACAAGAACGCTGGCTCCAAAATATCGACAGAGTGATGGTCTCCACTAATGCTTTTGGTATGGGCATCGATAAACCAGATGTACGTCTGGTACATCACCTTGATCTACCACCGGGTATTGAAGAGTATTTTCAGGAAATTGGTCGCGCAGGTAGAGATCAAAAACATGCCTACGCAGTTTTGTCCTATTTTAAAGGTGACCTGGAGAAATTAAAACAGGATTGGGAAATGCAATTTCCTTCGGTAGAAGAATTGAAAGAAATGTATAAATCATTAGCCGTCTATTTAGATGTGGCCGCAGGAAGCATGATGCTCGAAAGCAAAGAATTTGATCTTCAAAGATTCGCAAAACAATTTAATTTTAAAACCGACAAATTGCTGCATGGATTGCGCATCCTCGAACAAACGGGTAAACTCTTGCTGACGGATGCCATTTTCAGGCCTTCCAAACTTCAGGTGATAGGATCAGAATCTGATTTAAGAATAGCCATGCAGAGCCATGAAAAAGCCGAACGACTTCTCAAAGCATTATTGCGATCCTATGAAGGAATTCATTCTGTTCCGGTTTCCATTTCCGAAAAACAATTGGCTAACATATGTAAGTTAAGTATTGAAGAAATCATTTTCCTGTTCCATAAATTTCAAGCAGAAGGACTCATCCAATACCATGAAGCCAGATCCAAGCCACAGATTATGTTTGCCGGAGAACGTTTGGATAGTAAGTATTTTCAGATCGACAAGAAATGGTATGAAAAAAGAAAAGCCATTCTAAAGCAACGTTTTGAATCGATGATCAATTTCGTCTT
The genomic region above belongs to Saprospiraceae bacterium and contains:
- a CDS encoding ketoacyl-ACP synthase III, whose amino-acid sequence is MKGIHAAITGIQAYVPDYILTNAELEKMVDTTDEWITSRTGVKERHILKEPGLAASDMGKIIVERLLEKTQTKPEEVELLICCTVTGDMVFPDTANTICHKVGIKNAWAFDINAACSGFLYGLTTGAKFIESGMHKKVIVVGVDKMSSIIDYTDRATCIIFGDGGGAVLLEPNSEGLGIIDSAFHGDGAGREFLHMKAGGSLKPPSLETVQNKEHYVYQDGKPVFKAAVNGMVESIKEVLQRNQLEKSEIDWLVPHQANIRIINSVADFLEMDKSKVMINIHRYGNTTSGTLPLCLWDWESQLKKGDKIFLSAFGGGFTWGTTYLKWAY
- a CDS encoding S8 family peptidase, encoding MQLRKGILFSLVFLGFIKVFAQQELPLNWHLQDKQKDGLPGISLEKTYLELLKDKRSKTLVVAILDSGVDFRHEDLKSVMWTNSKEIPGNNKDDDSNGYVDDIHGWNFIGGPNGNVAYDTYETTRLYAQMRYKFDNADPKKLNSDQKKEYELYTKLKKDVEERRESAQKNLDQILQTEKFISMALDALEVALGDQEMNSANLEKLGAGEETQLMMGLAIAKEVVKDGLVFKNVAEFKQIILSDFVDGKAHYSKELEYAFNPDYDPRKIVGDNYTDFAQRFYGNNDVIGPDASHGTHVAGIVAAQRNNDMGMDGIADNVRIMAVRCVPDGDERDKDVANAIRYAVDNGASVINMSFGKGYSPQKELVDEAIKYAEEKDVLLVHAAGNAASDNDDLDNFPNKNFKKKKLFSCNKVSNWLEVGASSFESGPDIVAGFSNYGKKQVDLFAPGVQIYSTMPNNEYKHEQGTSMASPVVAGVAALLRSYFPELTAKQVRKIILKSTQKQDYDVIHPGTKKTEKFSALSSTGGIVNVYQAVQMASKTKGKKKVKDGGVGPGDVMPTKVAPRS
- a CDS encoding outer membrane beta-barrel protein; this encodes MILKIKQGLFFLCLFLSQHLAITQQLDLGLYLGAANYNGDLSENLSSSLNQNHPMVNVQVRLDVDPVFSLKLQGSQLTISGDDALATNPQFLKRNLNFKTRIYELALIGQMQILNLFRMEPMRFSPYLQMGFAYVNFHPTGIYNGSLVDLQALGTEGQGMPGYPDKYSLHTTAYVFGAGLRYHLTSNLSLGLELNLRLSNTDYLDDASGNYVAYQELLRFKGRTAADLGNKINARTGQQRANPKSNDGYQTLGLGLHYHFGKNPLFKNSLFKNPVRCPSF
- a CDS encoding nitronate monooxygenase: MMSKSLTEILHIRYPLIMAPMFLVSNMKMSLAASQAGIAACIPALNYRNHADFIQALAEISESKANIGINLIANKSNYKLNKQLEACLQYKIPFIISSLGNPKEIIEKCRPLGIKVFCDVSTMEYAEKTAKLNPDALIAVTSKAGGHLGPHDPEDFIPQLLAAFPQIPIITAGGVGDAPSYLNTLKMGVSGISAGTVFIASNESPVCEAYKQACVDYTENDVITTTKLSGIPCTIINTPYVQKTGNSQNALQRFLNRNKTFKKWFKLFVYKNGMHTLQKAAFDQNYQNVWCAGKSIRFIKQIRPVEEIVRSIVEVN
- a CDS encoding RecQ family ATP-dependent DNA helicase, translating into MEKLITDPHEILRKYWGYDNFRPQQLDIIQSVLSGKDTIALLPTGGGKSLCYQVPALCLPGVCIVVSPLIALMQDQVRRLKDLGIEASALYSGMHAKEIQNVISNALYGKLKLLYLAPERLAGSKMKEVIQAMNISFFAIDEAHCIAQWGHDFRPSYLSIADYREDLKIPFLALTATATTHTREEIQTHLKMQEPNWFEMSFRRKNLSIVIREEEQKRDFMRQLLQKIKGTALVYVRNRKATVEMSAFLQRYQIAANFYHAGLDPLVRAERQERWLQNIDRVMVSTNAFGMGIDKPDVRLVHHLDLPPGIEEYFQEIGRAGRDQKHAYAVLSYFKGDLEKLKQDWEMQFPSVEELKEMYKSLAVYLDVAAGSMMLESKEFDLQRFAKQFNFKTDKLLHGLRILEQTGKLLLTDAIFRPSKLQVIGSESDLRIAMQSHEKAERLLKALLRSYEGIHSVPVSISEKQLANICKLSIEEIIFLFHKFQAEGLIQYHEARSKPQIMFAGERLDSKYFQIDKKWYEKRKAILKQRFESMINFVLHKACRQVYISKYFGQNDDEPCGICDFCMEAKQHEPDSKTLETWKNTICTHIQSKQQISIREILYLFPLNKRKYVEALLEKMIAQEEIIRNWDLLTLKKLTKK